From a single bacterium genomic region:
- a CDS encoding response regulator gives MDKKTILIVEDDNELREALKAILEAGCGYEVFDASNGKNAIALLSTKKPHIDAAILDMVMVGHGGTVRDYLKENPQYEQIPIIFHTGLTKEQFDNKVLEGAHYVHKEFGKQTGSIAKIVELLKEFLD, from the coding sequence ATGGACAAGAAAACTATTTTGATAGTAGAGGACGATAATGAGCTTAGGGAGGCATTAAAGGCAATACTGGAAGCTGGCTGTGGTTATGAGGTGTTTGATGCTTCTAATGGTAAAAATGCCATAGCATTGCTTAGCACCAAGAAGCCACATATTGATGCTGCCATACTGGATATGGTTATGGTAGGGCATGGTGGCACTGTAAGAGACTATCTTAAGGAAAATCCTCAATATGAACAAATACCAATAATTTTTCATACTGGTCTTACAAAGGAACAGTTTGATAATAAAGTTCTTGAAGGCGCACATTATGTTCACAAAGAGTTTGGCAAGCAAACTGGAAGTATTGCAAAAATTGTAGAGCTTCTAAAAGAATTCTTAGATTAA